In the genome of Mangifera indica cultivar Alphonso chromosome 9, CATAS_Mindica_2.1, whole genome shotgun sequence, the window TGAGCTGAGCTTTTTCAAGTGACAAATGAAGATGCTGCCTTTAACTTTCTGTGCTGCAGAACCGACACTGCTGGTGTCATTGCAAGGGTGAAGGATTTGTTTAGAGGACACAACAACTTAATTTTTGGATTTAACACATTCTTGCCAAAGGGATATGAAATAACCCTTGATGAGGACGATGCTCCACCAAAGAAAACTGTTGAATTTGAAGAAGCAATCAGTTTTGTAAACAAGATAAAGGTGAAAATGTTGTCCCCTgatcttaattttgaaatgaaaatgttggttttctatgtttttgattaatgatttttgttCTTACAGAAACGTTtccaaaatgatgaacatgtctataagTCATTCTTGGAAATTCTGAATATGTATAGGAAAGAGCACAGAGATATAAATGAGGTCTACAGCGAGgtaaatttataattacctATCTATGCCaattgtatttttcattttttgttattgccTAATATCTATTTTGCTCTTAATTGTATCTAATCAATCATTCAACAGGTTGCTGCACTTTTTGAGGACCACATAGATCTTCTCGAGGAATTCACCAGATTTTTACCGGATACATCTGCAACATCTTTAACTTATCAAGTACCACATGCCCGAAATTCAACACAGCGTGGCAATGAACGAAGCTCTGGCATTCCTGCTTTGCGGCAAATGCATGTGGACAAGGTAATCATACTTCTTTTTCCTGCATATTCTATTAGGGGATTCTTTATTGGTGagctaattaatttttattttttcagcaATGTCGTCAAGATAGATATATTAACTCCCATGATCGTGATCTTGGTGTTGATCACCCTGGGATGGAGGGTGACAAAGTGGTGATGAAATTGCAAAAGGAGCAGAGGAAGCatgcagaaaaagaaaataataggaGAAACCATGATCAAGATGATAGAGAAACGGAGCACGATAACCATAGGGACTTTAACTCGCAACGTTTTTCTGACAAAAAGAAGCCCTCCAGGAAAGTTGAAGGTTTTGGAGCAAATTCTAATTTTGCTTCTTATGATGACAAAGACTCCTTGAAGAGTGAGTTAATTATGCTGTTTGATGCACCAAGTGCTGATGTATATTCTCTTAAGCGTTTTTTAGTATATTGCTTTTGGCTGGGTTGTGTACGTCTATTTATTTTCTGGCATGTGGGTGGAGAACTTCTTtcgttttattaaaaaactcagtTATCTTGTTAATGTCACAAATAGCTGTCAAACAGGAAGAAACTTAAAATCTGCATATTGCATGTTTATGATTTATGTTCACCtcagtaaaaataatttatttgctaGTCAACTATTAGCTGAATCTTGatatattcaacaaaatcagTTATTGTTTAAGTTATGCAGATGCCAGTATTTGTTCCATCACTAGCCTAATTCCTTATCCAAGGAAAAGGAACTTGTGCTTCCTATGTAGCCTTTTTTATGGATGATACATAGCATGTCATTGCAAGCCAGCCTTTTGGAATTTATGATTCtcagattttattaattttttttttatagcttTTCATATGTTGGTTTCTTTGTTGTTCTAATGTCCGCCTAATTACTGTGTCAGGTATGTACAGCCAAGGGTTCATTTTCTGCGACAAAGTTAAGGAGAAGTTGTGTTCAGATGATTACCAAGCATTCTTAAAGTGTCTCCATATTTTTAACAATGGAATCATCAAAAGGAATGATCTACAAAATTTGGTATGTGCTAAGCTGTCTGCTGTTTATCTCAGTCTTTTAAAGTAGCTTAAAATAATCTATTCTTCCTCATAGTGGCCCTTAATGTGTATATTTTGCTATCTGCTCTTGCCCTTTTCAGTGTTATGATCTGTTCATTTAATCACTTTATATGTGATAGTTGGAATACAATTTGATTTATGATGGGATTGATATTCTGTAAAACCTCTGTTGGACTATCATTTTATGCTTCTATTCTTTTTGTTAGAGAAGtgtttttttaaagaatttcatttttaaccTTTAACCAGAGTCCACTGTCACTTCTATGATTTAATGTTATCTTAAATGTCTTTTCATTTAGGTTACTGATTTACTTGGAAAGTATCCAGATCTTATGGCTGAGTTCAATCATTTCTTTGAGCATTGTGAGAATATTGGTAATTGTTGAAAATTATTAGTAGCAGAAGCTGTTTGCTctatattctttttttgttaaagttgTTTCTGATCAATTCTTGCAGATGGGTTCCTCGCTGGTGTGATGAGCAAAAGTATGTAAAATGTTCCATatgctttttattatttttctcttcattatTATCTTGATAGGTTTTCTTAAATAAGCTGTAAATCAATTCATAGTTTGTTCTGTACTTGATGTAGTATAAGCTGTTTGATGATATCTAATgactttttcttcattttcttcttcctttttgcAGTAAGTTTTATATTCTGATACTGTTTACTTTTTGATTATAGAATCACTGTCTAGTGATGGGCGTGTATCTAGGGCTTTGAAGGTAGAGGACAAAGAAAGAGAAcagaaacaagaaaatgaagtaGCTAAAGAAAATAGATACAGGGAAAAGTATTATGCAAAATCAATTCAAGAGCTTGACCTTTCTAACTGTCAACGATGTACACCAAGCTATCGGCTTCTACCAGATGATGTATGGAAGTTCTGTgttgtattttttgtttgaagtttttctttttttgtcaatttcttCACTACTGATTTTTGGTGTTTGTCACCATGCAGTATCCAATACCTTCTGCTAGCCAGAGATCAGAGCTTGGTGCTCAAGTGCTGAATGATCACTGGGTCTCTGTGACTTCAGGAAGTGAGGATTACTCTTTTAAACATATGCGCAGAAACCAATACGAAGAAAGCTTGTTCAGATGTGAAGATGACAGGTACGGACCACATGATTCTGGGATTTGGTATTTTTGGTATCTCTTTGCTTGACATttgtttatatgattgtgtaagAATGGGGATTCCTAAGTagaagattttttatattatgtactTACTGTTTATACACTATGATTATCTCTTTTATTGTTCAATTCTTGCGTCATTGGAAGTATAACCATTTTTCTTGGTCACTGATGGAATCGGATATCATGATTTTTCCCATTTTGGTAAGTGATTTGATATTGTTATTATGATTTTAGATTTGAGCTGGATATGCTGTTAGAATCTGTGAGCTCAACTGCTAAGCATGCAGAAGAATTGTTGACTCTcatcaatgaaaataaaatcaatctgGAGGCCCCCTTCCATATAAAGGAATACTTTAATGGTTTGTAATATATCTGATTtttgaattacaatttaattcCTGTAGCCTGACATTGATTTTCTTTCCTACTCTCTCTCTGATTTCTGTTGTTTTTCAGCTCTAAATTTAAGGTGCATTGAGCGCTTGTATTGTGATCATGGTCTTGATGTGATGGACATATTGCGCAAAAATCCAGCTCTTGCTCTACCAGTTATCTTAACTCGTCTGAAGCAGAAACAAGATGAATGGACTCGGTGTCGGTCTGATTTTAACAAGGTCTGGTCTGAAATATATGCAAAAAACCATTACAAATCACTTGATCATCGCAGTTTCTACTTCAAGCAGCAAGATTCAAAGAACTTGAGCACAAAATGTAAGTTGAATTTTATGGCCGAGTTAAAGGTTTTTTGTTAGTACTATGTGCTCACTCAAATATTTGCTTATATTGTTGGGTGATTTTTCTGATGTAAACTTACACATTGCATTGCTAAAAAATATTCAGAGCATGGACATACTATTATGTTGCCGTGCATTGCTTCAagtcaaaactctaaatttgagCAATGAGATATTATGTGATTATCGCTAATTTGCATTGGAACTAGGGGTGTAAATGAGCTAAGCTGCCTGCGATTTGCTTGCAGCTTGACTTGTATCAAGTCGGGCTGGGTCAAATATTGTCAAGCTGAGCTTGAGTGACTTAAGTTTGGCTCTtaagctgagctcgagcttgttGTAGGTTGACTTGGTGAGCTCACTAGCTCACAAATCGAACAAAATATCAGTAaacttctaaaattttcaaattttgtactTACAGCCCTAAAATTTTATCCTGTGATTTTGAATGTGGGGTTAATTGATAAATAGATAAGAgatttaaatgtattttttgaaagttacagggttaaatgtaatttctctgttttgttttaattatgtttGTAGTGTTTGTGCAATATTTGTGGACATGTAACAATTTCTAACTGATAGAAGCATCATGAAGTCTTTAATTGTCTGAAATATAGCTGACAGTGGATGCCTTGAATTGCTTCTatgtattgtttccactttgaTATTTTTTCTCAAAGTCCTAATTCCATTTGCAGCTTTGGTGGCTGAAGTTAAGGAGCTGAGAGAGAATAAGTTGGCAGAGCACAATGTTCTTTCTGCTATTGCTGCTGGTCACCAGCAACCTGTAATTCCACACCTGGAATATGAATACTCTGATCTGAGCATTCATGAAGATTTGTATAAACTTATTTGCTATTCATGTGAAGAGATGTACTCAACCAAGGAACAGGTGAATAAGGCTATGAAGCTTTGGACTACCTTCTTGGAACCAATGCTTGGTGTTCCATCTCAACCTAATGGTGTGGATGGTGCTGATAGTGTTGGAAAAGGTAGGCATGCTACAAATAACAGTGCTTCAAGCATAGTGGAAAGTGATGGAAGTCCTGTGCCCAATAGTTGTCCTGGGCCTGATGGTACAGTAGTGAATTCCATGCAACCAAAATCTTCTGCCAACGTAAATGAAGATGAACACACTCCGgcggatttaaataatataagtagaACTAATCTGGCTAACGGGATTACTTTAGCCAAAGAAAGTTCTTTGGACTTGGATCGTGTCTGTAGAGATGATCTGACCTCTAGTTCTCTTCAACAGGAGAAAGTGCGTAAGGATGTAGAAATTACAGATAAAAAGTACGGATATAGCATGCAGCTTACTTCTGGTGAACAAGCAGCAAATTCCAATGCATCACTTGCAATTGGTGCTGAAAATATTCATGGCAGCACTGGTGTTGAAGTGACTTCAGGTCTGTTATTCAggattaattaaatgataactATCTTTGTGTTCTTTGTACTGAAGTTTCCAAGTTTTTCTAGGATTTTCTTTGTActgtacataattatatatttttgtgtgttCCAATCATGCTGCAATACTGagaatattttgaatttcaaggatGTGGTGCAACTCATTTTGGACATGGTGATGGTACTAGTGAGGATCATTTTGGACATGGTGATGGTACTAGTGAGGATCATAAACTCAGCTCTGCTGTTGATGCAGTCCCTCCACCAGAGGTATAATTTTAGAGTTTTGGCAACTTTAAGAACACAACTTGTGCTGTAATTATTAGTTGAGTTAATAAGAGTGTCTTTCTTATTgcttaataatataaaaatgttgtataaatctattttgtggtTCAGGGTGTTGATCTTGCAAAACTAGCTTTAATGGCGAATGGAGTTTTTAGAGATGGTGCTAAAGTTAGTAAATATTGTGAAGAATCTGTTGGGCCTTCCaaagttgaaaaagaagagGGTGAATTATCTCctaatgatgattttgaggaGGATAATTTTGGTGTTTATGGAGATGCTGGTATTAAGGCTATGCCTACGGTGAAACAAGGTGTTGAAAGCAGGCAATATAAGGCTGGAAATGAAGAAGGATCACGTTCTCAGAATGCCGGAAGAGAAAATGATGCATATGCTGATGATGAGAACAGTGAAAATGCTTCTGAGGCTCGTGATGAAGCCTCAGGTAGTGAGTCTGCAGGTGATGAGTGCTTTAGGGAAGAGCATGAAGAGGAGGAAGATGCAGAACGTGATGAAGCTGATGAGAAGGCAGAGAGTGAAGGTGAAGCAGATGGGTTGGCTGATCAGCATTTTGTGGGAGGAGACAGCACGTCATTGCCATTATCAGAATGTTTTCTTTTGTCAGTTAAACCTCTTGCAAAGTATGTACCAGCAGCTTCACTTGATGAAGACAGGAAAGGTTGTCAAGTTTTTTAtggaaatgatgatttttatgTGCTTTTCAAGCTGCATCAAGTAAGGAATCAACTGTTTTGGTGCCTAATaagttcatttaattttatagagCTTTTAAACGTGTTTAATTCCTTATCTGTCTTTTAATTTTCCAGACCCTATATGAAAGAATTCAATCAGCAAAGACGAATTCAACAACTGCTG includes:
- the LOC123225715 gene encoding paired amphipathic helix protein Sin3-like 2 isoform X3; this encodes MKRIREDLFGGSAQFKRPFGTSRGESYVQSNLPGAGGAVGGGSSGGNGGGGRGVVGLGAAPAAVGVGASPKLTTNDALTYLKEVKDMFQDQREKYDLFLEVMKDFKAQRTDTAGVIARVKDLFRGHNNLIFGFNTFLPKGYEITLDEDDAPPKKTVEFEEAISFVNKIKKRFQNDEHVYKSFLEILNMYRKEHRDINEVYSEVAALFEDHIDLLEEFTRFLPDTSATSLTYQVPHARNSTQRGNERSSGIPALRQMHVDKQCRQDRYINSHDRDLGVDHPGMEGDKVVMKLQKEQRKHAEKENNRRNHDQDDRETEHDNHRDFNSQRFSDKKKPSRKVEGFGANSNFASYDDKDSLKSMYSQGFIFCDKVKEKLCSDDYQAFLKCLHIFNNGIIKRNDLQNLVTDLLGKYPDLMAEFNHFFEHCENIDGFLAGVMSKKSLSSDGRVSRALKVEDKEREQKQENEVAKENRYREKYYAKSIQELDLSNCQRCTPSYRLLPDDYPIPSASQRSELGAQVLNDHWVSVTSGSEDYSFKHMRRNQYEESLFRCEDDRFELDMLLESVSSTAKHAEELLTLINENKINLEAPFHIKEYFNALNLRCIERLYCDHGLDVMDILRKNPALALPVILTRLKQKQDEWTRCRSDFNKVWSEIYAKNHYKSLDHRSFYFKQQDSKNLSTKSLVAEVKELRENKLAEHNVLSAIAAGHQQPVIPHLEYEYSDLSIHEDLYKLICYSCEEMYSTKEQVNKAMKLWTTFLEPMLGVPSQPNGVDGADSVGKGRHATNNSASSIVESDGSPVPNSCPGPDGTVVNSMQPKSSANVNEDEHTPADLNNISRTNLANGITLAKESSLDLDRVCRDDLTSSSLQQEKVRKDVEITDKKYGYSMQLTSGEQAANSNASLAIGAENIHGSTGVEVTSGCGATHFGHGDGTSEDHFGHGDGTSEDHKLSSAVDAVPPPEGVDLAKLALMANGVFRDGAKVSKYCEESVGPSKVEKEEGELSPNDDFEEDNFGVYGDAGIKAMPTVKQGVESRQYKAGNEEGSRSQNAGRENDAYADDENSENASEARDEASGSESAGDECFREEHEEEEDAERDEADEKAESEGEADGLADQHFVGGDSTSLPLSECFLLSVKPLAKYVPAASLDEDRKGCQVFYGNDDFYVLFKLHQTLYERIQSAKTNSTTAELKRRAKDASCPDLYARFMTALYNLLDGSSDNAKFEDECQAIIGNQSYVLFTLDKLLYRLCKQLQTVAADEMDNKLLQLYEYEKSRKPGKLIDSVYHENARVFLHEENIYRMKFSSYPSRLAIQLMDNVIEKPEGFAVSMDPNFAAYLLNDFLSTFPGKKEPHGIALQRNKRKYASLNESSATCMAMEDVQLVNGLECRIACNSYKITYVLDTEDFFYRKRRSTLRTRSSYQNLARIERKY
- the LOC123225715 gene encoding paired amphipathic helix protein Sin3-like 2 isoform X2, which produces MKRIREDLFGGSAQFKRPFGTSRGESYVQSNLPGAGGAVGGGSSGGNGGGGRGVVGLGAAPAAVGVGASPKLTTNDALTYLKEVKDMFQDQREKYDLFLEVMKDFKAQRTDTAGVIARVKDLFRGHNNLIFGFNTFLPKGYEITLDEDDAPPKKTVEFEEAISFVNKIKKRFQNDEHVYKSFLEILNMYRKEHRDINEVYSEVAALFEDHIDLLEEFTRFLPDTSATSLTYQVPHARNSTQRGNERSSGIPALRQMHVDKQCRQDRYINSHDRDLGVDHPGMEGDKVVMKLQKEQRKHAEKENNRRNHDQDDRETEHDNHRDFNSQRFSDKKKPSRKVEGFGANSNFASYDDKDSLKSMYSQGFIFCDKVKEKLCSDDYQAFLKCLHIFNNGIIKRNDLQNLVTDLLGKYPDLMAEFNHFFEHYGFLAGVMSKKSLSSDGRVSRALKVEDKEREQKQENEVAKENRYREKYYAKSIQELDLSNCQRCTPSYRLLPDDYPIPSASQRSELGAQVLNDHWVSVTSGSEDYSFKHMRRNQYEESLFRCEDDRFELDMLLESVSSTAKHAEELLTLINENKINLEAPFHIKEYFNALNLRCIERLYCDHGLDVMDILRKNPALALPVILTRLKQKQDEWTRCRSDFNKVWSEIYAKNHYKSLDHRSFYFKQQDSKNLSTKSLVAEVKELRENKLAEHNVLSAIAAGHQQPVIPHLEYEYSDLSIHEDLYKLICYSCEEMYSTKEQVNKAMKLWTTFLEPMLGVPSQPNGVDGADSVGKGRHATNNSASSIVESDGSPVPNSCPGPDGTVVNSMQPKSSANVNEDEHTPADLNNISRTNLANGITLAKESSLDLDRVCRDDLTSSSLQQEKVRKDVEITDKKYGYSMQLTSGEQAANSNASLAIGAENIHGSTGVEVTSGCGATHFGHGDGTSEDHFGHGDGTSEDHKLSSAVDAVPPPEGVDLAKLALMANGVFRDGAKVSKYCEESVGPSKVEKEEGELSPNDDFEEDNFGVYGDAGIKAMPTVKQGVESRQYKAGNEEGSRSQNAGRENDAYADDENSENASEARDEASGSESAGDECFREEHEEEEDAERDEADEKAESEGEADGLADQHFVGGDSTSLPLSECFLLSVKPLAKYVPAASLDEDRKGCQVFYGNDDFYVLFKLHQTLYERIQSAKTNSTTAELKRRAKDASCPDLYARFMTALYNLLDGSSDNAKFEDECQAIIGNQSYVLFTLDKLLYRLCKQLQTVAADEMDNKLLQLYEYEKSRKPGKLIDSVYHENARVFLHEENIYRMKFSSYPSRLAIQLMDNVIEKPEGFAVSMDPNFAAYLLNDFLSTFPGKKEPHGIALQRNKRKYASLNESSATCMAMEDVQLVNGLECRIACNSYKITYVLDTEDFFYRKRRSTLRTRSSYQNLARIERFHRFLSAS
- the LOC123225715 gene encoding paired amphipathic helix protein Sin3-like 2 isoform X4 is translated as MKRIREDLFGGSAQFKRPFGTSRGESYVQSNLPGAGGAVGGGSSGGNGGGGRGVVGLGAAPAAVGVGASPKLTTNDALTYLKEVKDMFQDQREKYDLFLEVMKDFKAQRTDTAGVIARVKDLFRGHNNLIFGFNTFLPKGYEITLDEDDAPPKKTVEFEEAISFVNKIKKRFQNDEHVYKSFLEILNMYRKEHRDINEVYSEVAALFEDHIDLLEEFTRFLPDTSATSLTYQVPHARNSTQRGNERSSGIPALRQMHVDKQCRQDRYINSHDRDLGVDHPGMEGDKVVMKLQKEQRKHAEKENNRRNHDQDDRETEHDNHRDFNSQRFSDKKKPSRKVEGFGANSNFASYDDKDSLKSMYSQGFIFCDKVKEKLCSDDYQAFLKCLHIFNNGIIKRNDLQNLVTDLLGKYPDLMAEFNHFFEHCENIDGFLAGVMSKKSLSSDGRVSRALKVEDKEREQKQENEVAKENRYREKYYAKSIQELDLSNCQRCTPSYRLLPDDYPIPSASQRSELGAQVLNDHWVSVTSGSEDYSFKHMRRNQYEESLFRCEDDRFELDMLLESVSSTAKHAEELLTLINENKINLEAPFHIKEYFNALNLRCIERLYCDHGLDVMDILRKNPALALPVILTRLKQKQDEWTRCRSDFNKVWSEIYAKNHYKSLDHRSFYFKQQDSKNLSTKSLVAEVKELRENKLAEHNVLSAIAAGHQQPVIPHLEYEYSDLSIHEDLYKLICYSCEEMYSTKEQVNKAMKLWTTFLEPMLGVPSQPNGVDGADSVGKGRHATNNSASSIVESDGSPVPNSCPGPDGTVVNSMQPKSSANVNEDEHTPADLNNISRTNLANGITLAKESSLDLDRVCRDDLTSSSLQQEKVRKDVEITDKKYGYSMQLTSGEQAANSNASLAIGAENIHGSTGVEVTSGCGATHFGHGDGTSEDHKLSSAVDAVPPPEGVDLAKLALMANGVFRDGAKVSKYCEESVGPSKVEKEEGELSPNDDFEEDNFGVYGDAGIKAMPTVKQGVESRQYKAGNEEGSRSQNAGRENDAYADDENSENASEARDEASGSESAGDECFREEHEEEEDAERDEADEKAESEGEADGLADQHFVGGDSTSLPLSECFLLSVKPLAKYVPAASLDEDRKGCQVFYGNDDFYVLFKLHQTLYERIQSAKTNSTTAELKRRAKDASCPDLYARFMTALYNLLDGSSDNAKFEDECQAIIGNQSYVLFTLDKLLYRLCKQLQTVAADEMDNKLLQLYEYEKSRKPGKLIDSVYHENARVFLHEENIYRMKFSSYPSRLAIQLMDNVIEKPEGFAVSMDPNFAAYLLNDFLSTFPGKKEPHGIALQRNKRKYASLNESSATCMAMEDVQLVNGLECRIACNSYKITYVLDTEDFFYRKRRSTLRTRSSYQNLARIERFHRFLSAS
- the LOC123225715 gene encoding paired amphipathic helix protein Sin3-like 2 isoform X1 produces the protein MKRIREDLFGGSAQFKRPFGTSRGESYVQSNLPGAGGAVGGGSSGGNGGGGRGVVGLGAAPAAVGVGASPKLTTNDALTYLKEVKDMFQDQREKYDLFLEVMKDFKAQRTDTAGVIARVKDLFRGHNNLIFGFNTFLPKGYEITLDEDDAPPKKTVEFEEAISFVNKIKKRFQNDEHVYKSFLEILNMYRKEHRDINEVYSEVAALFEDHIDLLEEFTRFLPDTSATSLTYQVPHARNSTQRGNERSSGIPALRQMHVDKQCRQDRYINSHDRDLGVDHPGMEGDKVVMKLQKEQRKHAEKENNRRNHDQDDRETEHDNHRDFNSQRFSDKKKPSRKVEGFGANSNFASYDDKDSLKSMYSQGFIFCDKVKEKLCSDDYQAFLKCLHIFNNGIIKRNDLQNLVTDLLGKYPDLMAEFNHFFEHCENIDGFLAGVMSKKSLSSDGRVSRALKVEDKEREQKQENEVAKENRYREKYYAKSIQELDLSNCQRCTPSYRLLPDDYPIPSASQRSELGAQVLNDHWVSVTSGSEDYSFKHMRRNQYEESLFRCEDDRFELDMLLESVSSTAKHAEELLTLINENKINLEAPFHIKEYFNALNLRCIERLYCDHGLDVMDILRKNPALALPVILTRLKQKQDEWTRCRSDFNKVWSEIYAKNHYKSLDHRSFYFKQQDSKNLSTKSLVAEVKELRENKLAEHNVLSAIAAGHQQPVIPHLEYEYSDLSIHEDLYKLICYSCEEMYSTKEQVNKAMKLWTTFLEPMLGVPSQPNGVDGADSVGKGRHATNNSASSIVESDGSPVPNSCPGPDGTVVNSMQPKSSANVNEDEHTPADLNNISRTNLANGITLAKESSLDLDRVCRDDLTSSSLQQEKVRKDVEITDKKYGYSMQLTSGEQAANSNASLAIGAENIHGSTGVEVTSGCGATHFGHGDGTSEDHFGHGDGTSEDHKLSSAVDAVPPPEGVDLAKLALMANGVFRDGAKVSKYCEESVGPSKVEKEEGELSPNDDFEEDNFGVYGDAGIKAMPTVKQGVESRQYKAGNEEGSRSQNAGRENDAYADDENSENASEARDEASGSESAGDECFREEHEEEEDAERDEADEKAESEGEADGLADQHFVGGDSTSLPLSECFLLSVKPLAKYVPAASLDEDRKGCQVFYGNDDFYVLFKLHQTLYERIQSAKTNSTTAELKRRAKDASCPDLYARFMTALYNLLDGSSDNAKFEDECQAIIGNQSYVLFTLDKLLYRLCKQLQTVAADEMDNKLLQLYEYEKSRKPGKLIDSVYHENARVFLHEENIYRMKFSSYPSRLAIQLMDNVIEKPEGFAVSMDPNFAAYLLNDFLSTFPGKKEPHGIALQRNKRKYASLNESSATCMAMEDVQLVNGLECRIACNSYKITYVLDTEDFFYRKRRSTLRTRSSYQNLARIERFHRFLSAS